A single region of the Liolophura sinensis isolate JHLJ2023 chromosome 9, CUHK_Ljap_v2, whole genome shotgun sequence genome encodes:
- the LOC135475279 gene encoding retinol dehydrogenase 7-like — protein MVLFGVTLVRMSSRHGAEPMEDPVPRSLQHPGPTGGVSTVSSILNPAILPHTIVAFLYTIFVLGQIRRKLVRLNTRVVVEFLILHVLWQSLVLDTLGKGWALLLILVMICYINSHLLSEFFAVENKAVLITGCDRGFGHALAIRLDQLGFRVFAGCLDKTGEGAVKLEAQCSDKLKTIQLDITKDDDVEIGVQTVKAHLGSSDLWGIVNNAGICMAGNTEIMAMEDMKKIMEVNFWGPVRVCKAFLPLVRRGSGRVVNVASNAGLVPIPLMGAYCASKAAVATMTEIWRAELQAWGVKVSTVIPSGFNTGILAYDKSKMAEKWFAGASDVVKEDFGKEAFYVKPKAQGNEEKLLSSDLSLIVDVMVDALLSTAPKACYYRGFLARSLPFLYTHFPTVVTDPLMKVLGDWFDTVTPRALQKREL, from the exons ATGGTACTATTCGGAGTTACCCTGGTGAGAATGTCTAGCCGACACGGCGCTGAGCCCATGGAAGACCCTGTGCCTCGATCTCTCCAGCACCCGGGCCCTACCGGTGGGGTATCAACGGTGTCCAGCATTCTAAATCCCGCAATCCTTCCTCATACAATCGTAGCCTTTCTCTACACCATCTTCGTGCTGGGTCAAATCAGAAGGAAGTTGGTGAGGTTGAACACTCGGGTTGTGGTAGAATTTCTCATACTGCATGTACTGTGGCAGAGTTTAGTACTGGACACCCTGGGGAAAGGCTGGGCGCTTCTCCTAATACTCGTCATGATCTGTTACATCAATTCCCACCTGCTTAGCGAGTTTTTCGCCGTGGAGAACAAAGCAGTCTTGATTACAG GTTGTGACCGTGGTTTCGGGCACGCCTTGGCTATCCGCCTTGATCAACTGGGATTCCGTGTATTTGCTGGATGCCTGGATAAGACCGGAGAGGGAGCGGTCAAGCTAGAGGCCCAATGCTCGGACAAGCTGAAGACCATCCAACTGGATATCACAAAAGACGATGACGTGGAGATTGGGGTGCAGACGGTGAAAGCCCACCTGGGAAGTTCAG ACTTATGGGGCATTGTGAACAATGCTGGGATCTGTATGGCCGGGAACACAGAGATCATGGCCATGGAGGACATGAAAAAGATCATGGAGGTGAACTTCTGGGGACCAGTCCGTGTGTGTAAAGCCTTCTTGCCTCTTGTCCGCAGGGGTAGCGGAAGAGTTGTTAACGTTGCCAGTAATGCAG GATTGGTGCCTATCCCCCTAATGGGTGCTTACTGTGCTTCCAAGGCGGCAGTTGCCACAATGACCGAGATCTGGAGGGCAGAGTTACAGGCGTGGGGCGTGAAAGTGTCCACTGTCATTCCGAGTGGTTTCAATACTG GAATCCTTGCATACGacaaatccaagatggccgaaAAATGGTTCGCAGGTGCATCTGATGTTGTCAAAGAAGATTTTGGCAAAGAAGCATTCTACGTGAAGCCGAAAGCTCAAG GAAATGAGGAGAAGCTTTTATCCTCGGACTTGTCGTTGATCGTGGATGTGATGGTAGACGCCTTGCTGTCCACGGCCCCCAAGGCCTGCTACTACCGGGGATTCCTGGCCAGGTCTCTCCCTTTCCTTTACACCCATTTCCCGACGGTCGTCACAGATCCTCTGATGAAGGTGCTCGGAGACTGGTTTGATACCGTCACTCCTAGGGCTCTCCAGAAACGTGAGCTGTGA